One genomic segment of Roseovarius carneus includes these proteins:
- a CDS encoding aspartate aminotransferase family protein, with translation MIPSILPTYNRAPLTFVRGAGSWLFEQDGRRFLDLGAGIAVNALGHAHSALVEALTEQAGALWHTSNLYKIPAQQELADRLTEVSFADTVFFTNSGTEACELAVKMARRHFFDKGQPERTDIIAFEGAFHGRSAAGIAAAGSEKMTHGFGPLLPGFKHLPWGDHDALNAAITDTTAAILIEPVQGEGGIRPLPDPCLKGLRDLCDSHGILLILDEVQCGMGRTGRLFAHEWAGVEPDIMMVAKGIGGGFPLGAVLATENAASAMTAGTHGSTYGGNPLACAVGNAVMRHIADPAFLADVRARAGLFRQGLEGLVATHPDVFEAVRGSGFMLGLKCKLPNTDVVSAAYDAHLCTVPAADNVVRLLPPLTIDADEIAEALNRLDTVARALSSSC, from the coding sequence ATGATCCCCTCCATCCTGCCCACCTATAATCGCGCGCCGCTCACCTTCGTGCGCGGCGCCGGAAGCTGGCTCTTTGAGCAGGATGGCCGTCGCTTTCTCGATCTGGGCGCAGGGATCGCGGTGAACGCGCTGGGCCACGCCCATTCCGCACTTGTCGAGGCGCTGACCGAGCAGGCGGGCGCGCTTTGGCACACGTCCAACCTCTATAAAATCCCCGCGCAACAAGAGCTGGCCGACCGCCTGACGGAGGTGAGTTTCGCCGACACGGTGTTCTTCACCAATTCCGGCACCGAGGCCTGCGAATTGGCCGTCAAAATGGCCCGGCGGCATTTCTTCGACAAAGGGCAGCCGGAGCGCACGGACATCATCGCCTTTGAGGGCGCGTTCCATGGCCGCTCCGCCGCAGGGATCGCCGCCGCAGGCTCTGAGAAGATGACCCACGGGTTCGGGCCGCTTCTGCCGGGTTTCAAACACCTGCCTTGGGGCGATCACGACGCGTTGAACGCCGCGATCACAGACACGACCGCCGCCATCCTGATCGAGCCCGTTCAAGGCGAGGGCGGCATCCGCCCACTGCCTGACCCGTGCCTCAAGGGCTTGCGCGATCTGTGCGACAGCCACGGCATCCTGCTGATCCTCGATGAGGTGCAATGTGGCATGGGCCGTACGGGGCGGCTCTTTGCGCATGAATGGGCGGGGGTGGAGCCAGACATTATGATGGTCGCCAAAGGCATCGGCGGGGGCTTCCCTCTGGGCGCTGTTCTCGCGACTGAAAACGCGGCCAGCGCCATGACCGCCGGAACACATGGCTCGACATATGGTGGCAACCCGCTGGCCTGTGCCGTGGGCAACGCCGTGATGCGCCACATTGCCGATCCTGCTTTCCTCGCGGATGTGCGCGCCCGCGCGGGCCTGTTTCGCCAAGGGCTTGAAGGTCTGGTGGCCACGCATCCGGATGTGTTCGAGGCCGTGCGCGGCAGCGGCTTCATGCTGGGCCTCAAATGCAAACTGCCCAACACCGATGTGGTGAGTGCGGCTTATGATGCACACCTGTGCACCGTGCCCGCCGCAGACAATGTGGTGCGCCTCTTGCCCCCGCTGACCATCGACGCGGATGAAATTGCCGAGGCGCTGAACCGTCTGGACACTGTGGCCCGCGCCCTCTCATCTTCTTGCTAG
- a CDS encoding nitroreductase family protein translates to MPDPNPAVLDFLATRRSRPAKTLSLPVPDRAALKPMLEMAARSPDHGKLEPWRFIVLERAALERLGALVAPCGAALGRTPEDIEKADRQYSQAHLAVAVIAVERASEKIPAIEQTYSAGAVCLALLNAALASGWGANWLSGWPSHDRGFVEAGLDLAPHERVAGMIHIGTQTAQPPERPRPDMDAITTWLSA, encoded by the coding sequence ATGCCCGATCCCAATCCCGCCGTCCTTGATTTCCTCGCCACACGCCGCTCGCGCCCGGCCAAGACGCTGAGCCTGCCTGTGCCGGACCGGGCCGCGCTGAAGCCGATGCTGGAGATGGCCGCGCGCAGCCCCGATCATGGAAAGCTGGAGCCGTGGCGGTTTATCGTGCTGGAGCGTGCCGCGTTGGAGCGGTTGGGCGCTTTGGTGGCACCTTGCGGAGCCGCGTTGGGGCGCACGCCCGAGGATATCGAGAAGGCAGATAGGCAATATTCGCAGGCGCATCTGGCCGTGGCGGTGATCGCGGTAGAACGCGCCTCAGAGAAGATCCCCGCAATCGAGCAGACCTATTCCGCCGGGGCCGTGTGTCTGGCACTTTTGAATGCGGCGCTGGCCAGCGGTTGGGGCGCAAATTGGCTCAGCGGCTGGCCCAGCCATGACCGCGGCTTCGTGGAAGCCGGGCTTGACCTCGCGCCGCATGAGCGTGTCGCGGGAATGATCCATATCGGCACGCAAACCGCCCAGCCGCCCGAGCGTCCACGCCCAGACATGGACGCGATCACAACATGGCTCTCCGCATGA
- a CDS encoding DUF1467 family protein, which translates to MGPVSGIVLYAIIWSMTYLIAIPIKLQTQGEAGTTVPGTHHGSPQRHDLKKKAWITTGISCVLWAILAWIILGGVISLDDIDLYARFGPGPFEPNGTGE; encoded by the coding sequence ATGGGTCCCGTCTCTGGCATCGTTCTTTATGCAATCATCTGGTCGATGACATATCTCATCGCGATCCCGATCAAGCTTCAGACCCAAGGTGAGGCTGGGACCACCGTGCCCGGCACGCATCATGGCTCACCGCAGCGGCATGATCTGAAGAAAAAGGCGTGGATCACAACGGGCATATCCTGCGTGCTTTGGGCGATCCTTGCGTGGATCATCCTTGGCGGCGTGATCAGCCTTGATGATATTGATCTTTATGCGCGTTTTGGCCCCGGCCCGTTTGAACCGAATGGAACAGGTGAGTAA
- a CDS encoding DUF6455 family protein: MPHTTQLRRHADLVDRMADTVGVDLEEMILRAQLQVSTLGDAVLSCTGCTAPGACEKWLAAQEHTVDHAPSYCRNGDLFETLKSGQSA; the protein is encoded by the coding sequence ATGCCACATACGACCCAACTTCGCCGTCACGCTGATCTTGTTGATCGCATGGCCGATACCGTCGGTGTCGATTTGGAGGAGATGATCCTGCGGGCACAGCTTCAGGTCAGTACGCTTGGCGATGCGGTTTTGAGCTGCACCGGATGCACCGCACCGGGGGCTTGTGAGAAATGGTTGGCAGCGCAGGAGCACACCGTTGATCACGCGCCAAGCTATTGCCGCAATGGCGATCTTTTCGAGACGCTCAAATCCGGGCAATCGGCCTAA
- the mce gene encoding methylmalonyl-CoA epimerase, protein MIGRLNHVAIAVPDLEAAANQYRSALGANVGAPQDEPDHGVTVIFIELPNTKIELLYPLGEASPIQGFLDKNPSGGIHHVCYEVDDILAARDHLLSEGARVLGGGEPKIGAHGKPVLFLHPKDFNGCLVELEQV, encoded by the coding sequence ATGATCGGACGCCTGAACCACGTTGCCATCGCCGTGCCAGACCTAGAGGCGGCGGCGAACCAATACCGCAGCGCTTTGGGTGCAAATGTGGGCGCGCCGCAGGATGAGCCGGACCATGGCGTGACCGTGATTTTCATCGAACTGCCCAATACCAAGATCGAATTGCTCTACCCGCTGGGCGAGGCCTCTCCCATCCAAGGGTTTTTGGACAAAAACCCCTCGGGCGGCATCCACCATGTCTGCTACGAGGTGGACGATATCCTCGCCGCGCGCGACCATCTGCTGAGCGAGGGCGCGCGCGTTCTGGGCGGCGGTGAGCCCAAGATCGGGGCCCATGGCAAGCCTGTTCTTTTCCTGCATCCCAAGGATTTCAACGGGTGCCTTGTCGAGTTGGAGCAAGTCTGA
- a CDS encoding ABC transporter permease, with product MHDISQMGTRRFGAVNWLGLYTLCIREWQRFLSVWTQTLLAPLVTAGLFLIIFTIAIGPRRGDVMGVDFTTFIAPGILMMTVIQNAFANTSSSIVIGKVQGNIVDTLMPPLSPLELVLGYLAGAIGRGLVVALGLSAGLWLSLGILPQYPLMALGYVVLGAALLGALGILAGIYANKFDQMAAVTNFVVTPLAFLSGTFYSVEALPPVLWYITHFNPMFYLIDGLRFAVIGVSDSPPALGAVIAIATTLAVCTLAFWMFTRGTRLKA from the coding sequence ATGCACGACATCTCGCAAATGGGCACGCGGCGGTTCGGGGCCGTCAATTGGCTGGGGCTCTACACTCTCTGCATCCGCGAATGGCAGCGGTTTTTGTCGGTCTGGACGCAAACCCTTCTGGCCCCTTTGGTGACGGCGGGGCTGTTCCTGATAATTTTCACCATCGCCATCGGGCCACGCCGGGGCGATGTGATGGGTGTGGATTTCACCACCTTCATCGCACCGGGCATCCTGATGATGACGGTGATCCAGAACGCCTTTGCCAACACTTCCTCGTCCATCGTGATCGGTAAGGTACAGGGCAATATCGTCGATACGCTCATGCCGCCCTTGTCGCCGCTGGAGCTGGTTCTGGGCTATCTTGCCGGGGCCATTGGGCGTGGGCTTGTGGTGGCTTTGGGCCTCTCGGCGGGGCTCTGGCTGAGCCTGGGGATCTTGCCGCAATACCCTCTCATGGCGCTGGGCTATGTGGTGCTTGGCGCGGCCCTTCTGGGGGCGTTGGGGATCTTGGCAGGCATCTATGCCAACAAGTTCGACCAAATGGCGGCTGTCACCAATTTCGTTGTGACCCCGCTCGCGTTTCTGTCGGGCACGTTCTACTCGGTCGAGGCGCTGCCGCCCGTGCTGTGGTATATTACCCATTTCAACCCGATGTTTTATCTGATCGACGGGCTGCGCTTTGCCGTGATCGGCGTCTCCGACAGCCCGCCCGCACTCGGTGCCGTGATCGCGATTGCAACAACACTGGCGGTTTGCACCTTGGCGTTTTGGATGTTCACGCGGGGCACACGGCTCAAGGCCTGA
- a CDS encoding EI24 domain-containing protein: MIFTSFFKALAQMTDPRFRRVLVMGVGLTIALLVAATAGVLGLIGWLTGETSTLPLIGEVTWVNDVLGWGGLALMLVLSVFLMVPVASAIISLFLEDVAQAVEDRHYPGLPPAPSVPWSEALRDTVGFLGILIAANIAALLLYVLLPFAAIVIFWGLNGYLLGREYFQLAAMRRIGRANAKALAKRNRGKIWLAGVLMAMPLSIPLVNLVIPILGAATFTHLFHSVQTGRGQNAHKDQYHQG; encoded by the coding sequence ATGATCTTCACCTCGTTTTTCAAGGCCTTGGCGCAGATGACCGACCCGCGCTTTCGCCGGGTTTTGGTGATGGGTGTTGGGCTGACGATCGCGCTCTTGGTGGCGGCCACAGCGGGCGTGCTGGGCCTGATTGGTTGGCTCACGGGCGAGACGAGTACCCTGCCCCTGATCGGGGAGGTGACATGGGTCAACGACGTGCTGGGCTGGGGCGGGCTGGCCTTGATGCTGGTGCTGTCGGTCTTTTTGATGGTGCCCGTGGCCTCAGCGATCATATCGCTTTTCTTGGAGGATGTGGCGCAAGCGGTGGAGGATAGGCACTATCCCGGCTTGCCGCCCGCACCGAGCGTTCCCTGGAGCGAAGCGCTCCGCGATACGGTGGGCTTCCTCGGCATCTTGATCGCAGCCAATATCGCGGCCTTGCTGCTCTATGTTCTGCTGCCCTTCGCCGCGATTGTGATCTTCTGGGGCCTCAACGGCTATCTTCTGGGCCGCGAGTATTTTCAGTTGGCCGCGATGCGCCGGATCGGGCGGGCAAATGCCAAGGCGCTGGCCAAGCGCAACCGTGGCAAAATCTGGCTCGCCGGGGTGCTGATGGCAATGCCGCTTTCTATTCCGCTCGTAAATCTCGTGATCCCCATTTTAGGGGCCGCGACGTTTACTCACCTGTTCCATTCGGTTCAAACGGGCCGGGGCCAAAACGCGCATAAAGATCAATATCATCAAGGCTGA
- a CDS encoding AsmA family protein has product MKFLAKLIGFALVIVLIMVGALFFLPGDRIARIAADQISSITGRDVTMTGDTEISFYPVLGISTGPTTIAGAEWSDGPAMLAAQSLKVGVDPLALLRGDIRITGLEVVEPAIYLERGADGRVNWEIGVEGVAPSGQSEGAVSATNERLALTLDRAVIREASLIFVDRAAGTRTEQSGMDLDLRWPDYEGEATFEATLRPKGSAVSIDGSIEKVGTMIEGGVSGLSATISTNGGTVEFVGRGSSAPQLDGRLIAKLSDTKAFFASLGVAAADIPRGFGQSIDAQTQITVTGGDRIALRDLGVTLDQNRLTGAIDINLAGDRPRITAQLNAGALDLSSLESGSSAEASGGGGTAVSDGWSKTPIDASALGLVDAEMSLSADSLDLGTLQFGATRILVTLDRARGVFQFQELQGYGGRITGQFVANNRAGLSVGGDLSATGMDMERLLTDAAGITRFATTGAASLDFLGVGGSIDQIMKSLQGNLSLSTGRGVISGFDLDKLMRSGDGTGGTTVFDAMSASFAIAGGNMLGDDLSMSLPLATATGKGRIGLGAQDIDYVFTPVLLQGESRRGLAIPVKIRGPWADPRIWPDLEGALDLNFKEEAEKLEQQVKDEVDREVDRFVEKELGVTRQEGESVEDAIRKEVEDTVVRELFKLFD; this is encoded by the coding sequence ATGAAATTTCTCGCCAAACTCATCGGTTTCGCCCTCGTGATTGTCTTGATCATGGTCGGCGCGCTGTTCTTCTTGCCAGGGGACAGGATTGCCCGCATCGCCGCTGATCAAATCAGCAGCATCACGGGCCGCGATGTGACAATGACCGGCGACACCGAGATCAGCTTCTATCCCGTCCTCGGGATCAGCACCGGCCCCACCACCATCGCCGGGGCGGAGTGGTCCGATGGGCCTGCGATGTTGGCGGCGCAAAGCCTCAAAGTGGGTGTGGACCCGCTGGCGCTCTTGCGCGGGGATATCCGTATCACGGGGCTGGAGGTGGTGGAGCCTGCGATCTACCTCGAACGCGGTGCCGATGGGCGTGTGAACTGGGAGATCGGCGTGGAGGGCGTAGCGCCTTCGGGGCAGTCGGAGGGCGCGGTCTCTGCGACCAACGAGCGGCTTGCCCTGACGCTGGACCGTGCCGTTATCCGTGAGGCCTCACTCATTTTCGTGGATCGCGCAGCGGGGACGCGGACAGAGCAATCGGGCATGGATCTTGACCTGCGCTGGCCCGATTACGAGGGCGAGGCGACGTTTGAGGCGACTTTGCGCCCCAAGGGCAGCGCGGTCTCAATAGACGGCAGCATCGAGAAGGTGGGGACGATGATCGAGGGTGGTGTCTCGGGCCTGTCGGCCACCATCAGTACCAATGGTGGCACAGTAGAATTTGTCGGGCGCGGCAGCTCGGCGCCGCAGCTTGACGGGCGGCTCATCGCAAAGCTGAGCGATACAAAGGCCTTCTTCGCAAGCCTTGGCGTGGCGGCTGCGGATATCCCGCGCGGCTTCGGGCAGTCCATTGATGCGCAAACGCAGATCACCGTAACGGGTGGCGATCGCATCGCCCTGCGCGACCTTGGCGTGACGCTGGACCAGAACCGCCTGACCGGAGCCATAGATATCAATTTGGCCGGGGACCGCCCGCGCATCACGGCGCAGCTCAACGCAGGGGCGCTGGACCTTTCGTCGCTCGAAAGCGGCTCCAGCGCCGAGGCCTCGGGCGGCGGCGGCACAGCGGTAAGCGACGGTTGGTCCAAGACCCCGATTGACGCCAGCGCGCTGGGACTTGTCGATGCGGAGATGTCGCTGAGCGCCGATAGCCTCGACCTTGGCACGCTGCAATTTGGCGCCACGCGCATCCTTGTCACGTTGGACCGTGCGCGCGGTGTGTTCCAGTTTCAAGAGCTTCAGGGCTATGGCGGGCGCATCACGGGGCAGTTTGTGGCCAACAACCGCGCGGGCCTCTCCGTCGGCGGGGATCTCAGCGCTACAGGCATGGACATGGAGCGGCTTTTGACGGATGCCGCCGGGATCACCCGCTTTGCCACCACGGGGGCTGCCAGCCTTGATTTTCTGGGTGTTGGCGGTTCGATAGATCAGATCATGAAAAGCCTCCAAGGCAATCTCAGCCTCAGCACGGGCCGGGGCGTTATCTCGGGCTTTGATCTGGACAAGCTCATGCGGTCGGGCGATGGCACAGGTGGCACCACGGTGTTCGATGCGATGAGTGCGAGTTTTGCGATTGCGGGTGGCAATATGCTGGGTGACGATCTCAGTATGTCACTGCCTTTGGCCACCGCCACCGGCAAGGGGCGCATCGGGCTTGGCGCGCAGGATATTGATTATGTCTTTACGCCCGTCCTGCTTCAGGGCGAAAGCCGTAGGGGGCTCGCCATTCCGGTGAAAATCCGCGGGCCATGGGCTGATCCGCGCATCTGGCCTGATCTTGAAGGCGCTTTGGACCTCAATTTCAAGGAAGAGGCGGAAAAGCTTGAGCAACAGGTCAAGGACGAGGTGGACAGGGAAGTGGACCGCTTTGTCGAAAAGGAACTTGGCGTGACCCGCCAAGAGGGCGAATCCGTCGAGGACGCGATCCGCAAAGAGGTGGAGGATACGGTCGTCAGAGAGCTCTTCAAGCTCTTTGACTGA
- the argF gene encoding ornithine carbamoyltransferase yields the protein MNHFLDIHKTDPTALRGIIDTAAAMKSARQGRARGAPDDDRALEGQMVALIFEKPSTRTRVSFDVGVRQMGGQTMLLSGTDMQLGHGETIADTARVLSRYVDLIMIRTFDESVLIEMSEYADVPVINGLTDRTHPCQIMADILTFEEHRGPIKGKKVVWSGDGNNVCASFLHAAGQFGFDLTFTGPKQLDPEEEFIGLARKAGSAIKIERDPHKAVEGADLVVTDTWVSMHDSQSAKERRHNMLRPYQVNEALMASAKPDALFMHCLPAHREEEATSAVMDGPNSVVFDEAENRLHAQKAVMRWCLGL from the coding sequence ATGAACCATTTTCTCGACATCCACAAAACCGATCCCACGGCCTTGCGCGGCATCATCGACACTGCTGCTGCCATGAAATCTGCGCGCCAAGGCCGCGCGCGCGGCGCGCCCGATGATGACCGTGCGCTTGAGGGCCAGATGGTCGCGTTGATCTTCGAGAAGCCCTCCACCCGCACCCGCGTCAGCTTTGATGTGGGGGTGCGGCAGATGGGCGGGCAGACGATGTTGCTGTCGGGCACCGATATGCAGCTTGGGCATGGCGAGACGATTGCCGACACGGCCCGCGTGCTCAGCCGCTATGTGGATCTCATCATGATCCGCACCTTTGACGAATCCGTGCTGATTGAGATGTCCGAATATGCCGATGTGCCCGTGATCAACGGTCTCACCGATCGCACGCATCCTTGTCAGATCATGGCCGATATCCTGACGTTTGAGGAACATCGCGGTCCGATCAAAGGCAAGAAGGTGGTCTGGTCCGGGGATGGCAACAATGTCTGCGCGTCCTTTCTGCATGCAGCGGGGCAATTTGGGTTCGACCTCACTTTCACCGGCCCCAAACAGCTCGACCCGGAGGAAGAGTTCATCGGTCTTGCGCGCAAGGCCGGCAGCGCGATCAAGATTGAGCGTGATCCTCACAAGGCGGTCGAGGGTGCGGATCTGGTCGTGACGGATACCTGGGTCAGCATGCATGACAGTCAATCGGCCAAGGAACGGCGTCACAACATGCTGCGCCCCTATCAGGTGAACGAGGCGCTGATGGCCTCGGCCAAACCGGATGCGCTCTTCATGCATTGCTTGCCCGCGCACCGCGAGGAGGAAGCGACAAGCGCGGTTATGGACGGACCCAACTCGGTTGTCTTTGATGAGGCTGAGAACCGTCTGCATGCGCAAAAGGCGGTTATGCGCTGGTGTCTGGGCCTCTGA
- a CDS encoding GcrA family cell cycle regulator, translating to MSWSDERVELLKKMWGEGQSASQIAKELGGVTRNAVIGKVHRLGLSNRNGGGGSSTASASTEAKAKPAPKAAKPAKPKAAPKAEAAPAASEAPVPVPAPVTRIKPIIPAGQPLPPQPSTNEIDPKALAKVTEVEKKAKRLNLMELTSRTCKWPVGDPATDDFWFCGLPTQAGKPYCEAHVGVAFQPMSARRDRRR from the coding sequence ATGTCCTGGAGTGATGAGCGCGTAGAGCTTCTCAAGAAAATGTGGGGCGAAGGTCAGTCGGCCAGCCAGATCGCCAAAGAATTGGGCGGGGTGACGCGCAATGCCGTGATCGGCAAAGTGCACCGCTTGGGCCTGTCGAACCGCAATGGCGGGGGAGGCAGCAGCACAGCCTCAGCAAGCACCGAGGCGAAGGCCAAGCCCGCGCCCAAAGCGGCCAAGCCCGCCAAGCCCAAAGCAGCGCCCAAGGCCGAGGCCGCTCCTGCCGCCTCAGAGGCACCCGTACCTGTTCCGGCGCCCGTCACGCGGATCAAACCGATCATTCCAGCGGGGCAACCTTTGCCGCCGCAGCCCTCCACCAACGAGATCGATCCCAAAGCGCTCGCCAAGGTGACGGAGGTTGAGAAGAAGGCTAAGCGTCTGAATCTGATGGAGCTGACCTCGCGGACATGCAAATGGCCTGTCGGTGATCCAGCGACGGATGATTTTTGGTTCTGCGGCCTGCCTACACAGGCTGGAAAACCATATTGTGAGGCGCATGTGGGCGTGGCGTTCCAACCCATGAGCGCGCGGCGCGACCGGCGGCGATAA
- a CDS encoding M48 family metallopeptidase, with protein sequence MRSFAPLRSPLIALACALSLAGCVTTTQPPSQPRPAAQAAPKPTQLSSASISQFQAVVAGVEPVAERECMARTQGLNCDFKIVVDDRPNQPANAFQTLDRDGRPIIGFNVALIAEMQNRDEIAFVLGHEAAHHIRGHLARKQQSAAAGAILMGGLAAIAGGGQLAVDQAINMGASVGARTYSKEFELEADALGAVITHKAGYDPVRGVAYFDRAADPGDRFLGTHPPNAQRIETVRRVNAGL encoded by the coding sequence ATGCGCTCTTTTGCCCCCCTTCGCTCCCCTTTGATCGCGCTGGCCTGTGCGCTCTCGCTTGCGGGCTGCGTCACCACGACCCAGCCCCCGAGCCAGCCCCGCCCTGCCGCCCAAGCGGCGCCAAAGCCCACGCAGCTTTCCTCTGCCTCCATTTCGCAATTTCAAGCGGTCGTCGCAGGGGTCGAGCCCGTGGCCGAGCGTGAATGCATGGCCCGCACCCAAGGGCTCAACTGTGATTTCAAAATCGTCGTAGATGATCGCCCGAATCAGCCCGCCAACGCATTTCAGACACTGGACCGGGACGGGCGGCCCATTATCGGCTTTAACGTGGCGCTTATTGCCGAGATGCAGAACCGTGACGAGATCGCTTTTGTTCTGGGCCACGAGGCGGCGCACCACATTCGCGGACACCTCGCGCGCAAGCAGCAAAGTGCGGCGGCTGGCGCGATTTTGATGGGCGGCCTCGCGGCGATTGCAGGCGGCGGGCAACTGGCCGTGGATCAGGCTATCAACATGGGCGCGTCCGTGGGCGCGCGCACCTATTCCAAAGAGTTTGAGCTTGAGGCGGATGCGCTGGGCGCGGTGATCACCCATAAGGCTGGCTATGACCCGGTACGTGGCGTCGCCTATTTTGATCGCGCCGCCGATCCTGGTGATCGGTTTCTGGGCACGCACCCGCCCAACGCGCAGCGGATCGAAACGGTGCGCCGCGTCAATGCCGGGCTCTGA
- the rimO gene encoding 30S ribosomal protein S12 methylthiotransferase RimO — MSTNPPELRPDLARASLQTQVGASGSLRRKGQPLIGMVSLGCPKALVDSERILTRLRAEGYGISPDYAGADAVIVNTCGFLDSAKAESLEAIGEAIEENGRVIVTGCLGADADYITGAHPRVLAVTGPHQYEQVLDAVHAAVPPSPDPFIDLLPASGVRLTPRHYSYLKVSEGCNHKCKFCIIPDMRGKLASRPAHAVMREAEKLVESGVRELLVISQDTSAYGVDIRHAEAKGHRAHITDLAGDLGSLGAWVRLHYVYPYPHVRQLIPLMAEGLVLPYLDIPFQHAHPDVLRRMARPAAAAKTLDEIAAWREVCPDITLRSTFIVGYPGETEAEFQTLLDWMDEAQLDRVGCFQYENVDGARSNALPDHVPAEVKQERWDRFMEKAQSISVDKLSAKVGSVQDVLIDDIDEDGIATCRTKADAPEIDGNLFIDEGTEGLAVGDLVRVTVDEAGEYDLWGARLT, encoded by the coding sequence ATGAGCACAAATCCCCCTGAGCTACGCCCCGATCTCGCCCGCGCCTCATTGCAAACGCAGGTGGGTGCATCCGGTTCCCTGCGGCGCAAGGGGCAGCCTTTGATCGGCATGGTCAGCCTCGGCTGTCCCAAGGCGCTGGTGGATAGCGAGCGTATCCTGACGCGGCTGCGCGCCGAAGGCTATGGGATTTCGCCCGATTATGCGGGTGCGGATGCGGTGATTGTCAACACATGCGGATTTCTCGATAGCGCCAAGGCCGAAAGCCTTGAGGCCATTGGCGAGGCGATTGAGGAAAACGGTCGGGTGATCGTTACTGGCTGCCTTGGGGCGGATGCGGACTACATCACCGGCGCGCATCCCCGCGTTCTGGCCGTCACCGGCCCGCACCAATATGAGCAGGTGCTCGATGCGGTCCATGCCGCCGTCCCACCCAGCCCTGATCCCTTCATTGATCTGCTGCCCGCATCGGGCGTGCGCCTGACCCCTCGGCACTATTCTTATCTCAAGGTTTCCGAGGGTTGTAATCACAAGTGCAAGTTCTGCATCATCCCTGATATGCGCGGCAAACTGGCTTCGCGCCCGGCCCATGCGGTGATGCGTGAGGCCGAGAAGCTGGTCGAGAGCGGCGTGCGGGAGCTGTTGGTGATTTCGCAGGATACCTCTGCCTACGGGGTCGATATCCGCCATGCCGAGGCCAAAGGGCACCGAGCCCATATCACGGACCTCGCGGGCGATCTGGGGTCGCTCGGCGCATGGGTGCGGCTGCATTATGTTTATCCGTACCCGCATGTCCGGCAGCTTATTCCGCTTATGGCCGAGGGGCTTGTGCTGCCTTATCTGGACATCCCGTTCCAACATGCGCATCCGGACGTGCTGCGCCGCATGGCACGGCCTGCGGCGGCGGCCAAAACCCTTGATGAGATTGCGGCCTGGCGTGAAGTCTGCCCGGATATCACCCTGCGCAGCACGTTTATCGTGGGCTATCCCGGCGAGACGGAGGCGGAGTTCCAGACGCTTCTGGATTGGATGGACGAGGCGCAGCTCGACCGCGTGGGCTGTTTTCAGTATGAGAACGTGGATGGCGCGCGCTCCAACGCGTTGCCGGATCACGTGCCAGCGGAGGTCAAGCAAGAGCGCTGGGATCGCTTTATGGAAAAGGCACAATCCATTTCTGTGGATAAGCTCTCAGCCAAGGTTGGCTCTGTGCAAGACGTTCTCATCGACGATATTGACGAAGATGGCATTGCCACCTGTCGCACCAAGGCCGATGCGCCCGAAATCGACGGCAACCTCTTTATCGACGAAGGCACCGAGGGGCTTGCCGTGGGTGATCTGGTCCGCGTGACGGTGGACGAGGCAGGCGAATACGACCTATGGGGCGCGCGCCTTACCTGA
- a CDS encoding YigZ family protein encodes MPLRLNQLTGVITDRGSKYAVSGGPATSRVAVEAALKSLKKDKKFAKATHNTWAVLPSEGAPLKGDDGEAGAGMVILRMLEREGRMDHLIIVTRWYGGKHLGGDRFRHVQDCVHAYLAAFPV; translated from the coding sequence ATGCCCCTGCGCCTGAACCAGTTGACCGGTGTGATCACTGATCGCGGATCGAAATACGCGGTATCGGGAGGTCCTGCCACATCGCGCGTGGCAGTGGAGGCAGCCCTTAAATCCCTCAAAAAAGACAAGAAATTCGCCAAGGCCACGCATAATACATGGGCGGTGCTTCCGTCGGAGGGCGCGCCACTCAAGGGCGATGACGGCGAGGCGGGTGCGGGTATGGTGATCCTGCGCATGCTGGAGCGGGAGGGGCGCATGGATCATCTGATCATCGTCACCCGCTGGTATGGGGGTAAGCACCTGGGCGGTGACAGGTTCCGCCATGTGCAGGACTGCGTGCACGCCTATCTCGCCGCTTTCCCGGTTTGA